A section of the Bacillus sp. HSf4 genome encodes:
- a CDS encoding galactokinase, translated as MNTAAALSNDFHSIFKTEKTPRTFFAPGRINLIGEHTDYNGGHVFPASISFGTYALGIKRDDQMIRFYSKNFPDKGIIECSLSDLAFDQSDGWANYPKGMFLLMKAAGHQIIHGADILYYGNIPHGAGLSSSASIELATGVLLKGLYDLQTDTISMVKLGQKVENEYIGVGSGIMDQFAIGMGKKDHAILLDCHTLDYTYAPFVLKEHDVIIINSNKQRTLAGSKYNERRAQCEEALGDLQQELSIASLGELTAEAFEAHQHLIRNETNQKRAKHAVYENARTLKALEKLREGDLAGFGKLMNESHVSLRDDYEVTGLELDTIVQAAWEQDGVLGARMTGAGFGGCAIAIVEKDRTDSFKERVNAVYRETVGYDAAFYTAAIGDGAKEI; from the coding sequence ATGAATACTGCAGCCGCTTTATCTAACGACTTTCATTCTATTTTTAAGACAGAAAAGACACCGCGAACCTTTTTTGCTCCGGGAAGAATCAACTTAATCGGCGAACACACGGATTATAATGGAGGGCATGTTTTCCCCGCCTCGATTTCATTTGGCACCTATGCCCTTGGCATAAAGCGCGATGATCAAATGATCCGTTTCTATTCAAAGAACTTCCCTGACAAAGGAATCATTGAATGCAGCTTGAGCGATTTAGCCTTTGATCAGTCTGACGGCTGGGCCAACTATCCGAAAGGAATGTTCCTTTTGATGAAAGCGGCAGGCCATCAAATCATTCACGGCGCCGATATTTTGTATTACGGAAATATTCCGCACGGGGCGGGCCTCTCTTCTTCCGCATCGATTGAGCTTGCGACAGGCGTTTTGTTAAAAGGGCTTTATGATTTGCAAACAGACACAATCTCCATGGTGAAGCTCGGACAAAAAGTCGAAAACGAGTACATCGGCGTGGGGAGCGGCATTATGGATCAATTTGCGATCGGCATGGGGAAAAAGGATCACGCAATTTTGTTAGACTGCCATACACTTGATTACACATACGCTCCTTTCGTGTTGAAGGAACACGATGTGATCATCATCAATTCAAACAAACAGCGGACGCTGGCCGGGTCTAAATATAATGAAAGGCGCGCCCAATGCGAAGAGGCGCTCGGCGATCTGCAGCAGGAGTTATCGATCGCAAGCCTGGGCGAATTGACGGCGGAAGCATTTGAAGCTCATCAGCACCTCATCCGCAATGAAACCAATCAAAAACGCGCCAAACATGCTGTGTACGAAAATGCCCGGACGCTGAAAGCGCTGGAAAAACTTCGCGAGGGCGACCTTGCCGGATTTGGCAAGCTGATGAATGAATCTCATGTGTCATTAAGGGATGATTATGAAGTGACAGGGCTGGAGCTTGATACCATTGTCCAAGCGGCCTGGGAACAGGACGGCGTCCTGGGTGCCCGCATGACCGGCGCCGGGTTCGGCGGCTGTGCGATTGCGATTGTAGAAAAAGACCGGACAGACAGCTTTAAAGAACGCGTGAATGCCGTCTACCGCGAAACAGTTGGCTATGATGCCGCTTTTTATACTGCTGCGATAGGCGACGGCGCCAAAGAAATATAG
- the galE gene encoding UDP-glucose 4-epimerase GalE, with amino-acid sequence MSVLVLGGAGYIGSHAVYQLIDRGENVVVVDNLETGQRQAVHPDAAFYEGDVRDNNFLRTVFEKEHIEEVIHFAASSLVGESMIDPLKYYDNNVSGTQVLLQTMLEHDVKKIVFSSTAAVYGEPESVPITEDMPTMPTSTYGETKLIMEKLMKRTEEAHGISFVSLRYFNVAGARETGEIGEDHRPETHLVPIILQTALGQRPHVTIFGDDYDTPDGTCIRDYVHVEDLIDAHLAALNYLRKGGKSDIFNLGSSEGFSVKEMIDAARKVTGKDIPAEIGKRRSGDPSILIAGSDKAKQVLGWRPSRTSVAKIIKDAWKWHSSHPNGYRKEVST; translated from the coding sequence ATGAGTGTGTTGGTTTTGGGCGGTGCCGGCTATATCGGTTCACACGCCGTGTATCAATTAATAGACAGAGGGGAAAACGTCGTTGTCGTTGACAACCTCGAGACCGGCCAAAGGCAGGCGGTACATCCTGATGCAGCCTTTTATGAAGGGGATGTGCGCGATAACAACTTCCTTCGCACTGTTTTTGAAAAGGAACATATTGAAGAAGTGATCCACTTTGCCGCCAGTTCACTTGTCGGCGAATCGATGATAGATCCGCTCAAATATTACGACAACAATGTATCCGGAACACAGGTTTTACTTCAGACGATGCTCGAGCACGATGTAAAAAAAATCGTATTCTCCTCGACGGCGGCCGTCTATGGAGAGCCTGAATCGGTGCCTATTACAGAAGACATGCCGACAATGCCGACAAGCACCTACGGGGAAACGAAACTGATCATGGAAAAGCTCATGAAGCGGACTGAAGAAGCCCATGGGATCAGCTTTGTGTCTCTCAGGTACTTCAATGTTGCAGGAGCAAGGGAAACGGGAGAGATCGGAGAAGACCACCGTCCGGAAACACACCTTGTCCCCATCATCCTGCAAACCGCTCTCGGACAAAGACCGCATGTTACGATTTTCGGTGATGACTATGATACACCCGACGGCACGTGCATTCGTGACTATGTTCATGTTGAAGACCTGATTGACGCCCATCTGGCGGCATTAAACTATTTAAGAAAAGGCGGCAAAAGCGATATATTCAACCTTGGCAGCAGCGAAGGATTTTCGGTGAAAGAAATGATTGATGCGGCCAGAAAGGTAACCGGGAAAGACATTCCCGCCGAGATCGGCAAGCGCAGATCCGGCGACCCGAGCATCCTGATTGCCGGATCTGACAAGGCAAAGCAGGTTCTGGGCTGGAGGCCTTCGCGCACTTCTGTAGCAAAGATCATTAAAGACGCCTGGAAGTGGCATTCCTCACATCCAAACGGGTACAGGAAGGAAGTGTCAACATGA
- a CDS encoding EVE domain-containing protein, which yields MLKRKYWIGVASRDHVAKAVSGGFAQLCHGKEAPLKRMNPGDWIIYYSPKLHLRDHTPYQKFTAIGKVIDDHVFKFDMGNGFMPFRRNIDFQKCVETSIHPLIPHLSFIENQKHWGYPFRFGHVEIGQQDFNLISQHMRAIQ from the coding sequence ATGTTAAAGCGAAAGTATTGGATCGGTGTGGCTTCCCGGGATCATGTCGCAAAGGCTGTATCCGGGGGCTTTGCCCAGCTTTGTCACGGAAAAGAGGCGCCTTTAAAAAGAATGAATCCCGGGGATTGGATCATTTATTACTCCCCAAAGCTTCATTTAAGAGATCACACACCATATCAAAAATTTACGGCTATCGGGAAGGTCATTGATGATCATGTGTTCAAATTTGATATGGGGAATGGATTCATGCCTTTTAGAAGAAATATCGACTTTCAAAAATGTGTGGAAACGTCCATCCATCCACTTATTCCTCACCTCTCTTTTATCGAAAATCAAAAACACTGGGGATATCCCTTCAGATTTGGACATGTAGAAATCGGTCAACAGGACTTCAATCTCATCTCTCAACATATGAGGGCGATACAATAA
- a CDS encoding GntR family transcriptional regulator gives MSESNSFLYPEKWLSRASTGVRVASELRMRIISGMIESGTIISENKLAAEFSVSRSPVREALKILASERIIRLERMGAVVIGLTEKKIREIYDVRLLMETFVFERLGRADVDQLVTDLSKILEMMKISIKYKDADEFSYQDVLFHETIVRSINHSYILMIWNNLKPVMESFILLSMRARLKEKYEDFARVLNNHELYIEAIKTKDRALMLKSLHQNFDDVQDKVEDLWLSQQMLSKGAEQEND, from the coding sequence ATGAGTGAATCTAACAGTTTTTTATATCCCGAGAAGTGGCTTTCACGAGCTTCAACCGGTGTCCGCGTGGCATCAGAACTGAGGATGCGGATTATTTCCGGAATGATTGAAAGCGGTACCATCATTTCGGAAAATAAATTGGCTGCGGAATTTTCGGTGAGCCGGTCGCCCGTTCGCGAAGCCTTAAAAATCCTTGCTTCTGAACGAATCATTCGCCTGGAAAGAATGGGCGCCGTTGTCATTGGTTTAACAGAGAAAAAGATTAGGGAGATTTACGATGTCCGTCTGCTCATGGAAACGTTTGTCTTTGAGCGGCTGGGAAGAGCCGATGTCGATCAATTAGTGACCGACCTCAGCAAAATACTAGAAATGATGAAAATCTCCATCAAATACAAAGATGCGGATGAATTCTCTTATCAAGATGTGTTATTTCATGAAACGATTGTACGGTCTATCAACCACTCCTATATTCTGATGATCTGGAATAATTTAAAGCCTGTAATGGAAAGCTTCATCCTTTTATCGATGCGTGCGCGCTTAAAGGAAAAGTATGAAGACTTTGCAAGGGTATTGAACAATCATGAGCTTTATATTGAAGCGATCAAAACAAAAGATAGAGCCCTGATGCTCAAGTCCTTACATCAAAATTTCGATGACGTACAAGATAAGGTTGAAGACCTTTGGTTATCGCAACAAATGCTGTCTAAAGGGGCTGAACAAGAAAATGACTAG
- the gntK gene encoding gluconokinase, which produces MTSYMLGIDIGTTSTKAVLFSEKGDVIQKESIGYPLYTPDISTAEQDPDEIFQAVILAAGNITKQHPHKKISFVSFSSAMHSVIAMDEKDQPLTPCITWADNRSEGWAHKIKDELNGHEVYKRTGTPIHPMSPLSKIAWIVNERHEIASKTKKYIGIKEYIFKKLFDQYVVDYSLASAMGMMNLKTLDWDEEALSIAGVTRDHLSKLVPTTAIFENCQPAFAEQMGIDPATPFVIGASDGVLSNLGVNAIKKGEIAVTIGTSGAIRTIIDEPQTDEKGRIFCYALTENHWVIGGPVNNGGIVLRWIRDEFASAEIETAKRLGIDPYDVLTKIAERVRPGADGLLFHPYLAGERAPLWNPDVRGSFFGLTMSHKKEHMIRAALEGVIYNLYTVFLALTECMDGPVTRIQATGGFARSDVWRQMMADIFESEVVVPESFESSCLGACILGLYATGKINSFDIVSDMIGSTHRHSPKEEAAREYRKLMPIFINLSRSLEHEYTQISNYQRSLN; this is translated from the coding sequence ATGACTAGTTATATGTTAGGGATTGATATCGGGACGACAAGCACGAAGGCTGTCTTATTCAGTGAGAAAGGGGATGTGATCCAAAAGGAAAGCATCGGATACCCGCTTTACACACCGGATATCTCGACAGCCGAACAAGACCCTGATGAAATTTTTCAGGCCGTGATTCTTGCTGCTGGCAACATCACGAAACAACATCCGCACAAAAAGATCTCATTTGTTTCATTCAGCAGCGCCATGCACAGTGTCATCGCCATGGATGAAAAAGACCAGCCGCTGACACCGTGCATCACCTGGGCTGATAATCGAAGCGAAGGCTGGGCCCATAAGATCAAGGATGAGCTGAATGGACATGAAGTCTATAAGCGAACAGGTACACCGATCCATCCGATGTCACCGTTAAGCAAAATCGCCTGGATTGTGAATGAACGTCATGAAATCGCTTCCAAAACCAAAAAATATATCGGAATCAAAGAGTACATTTTCAAAAAGCTTTTCGATCAATATGTCGTCGATTACTCTCTGGCTTCAGCCATGGGAATGATGAACCTGAAAACCTTGGATTGGGACGAAGAAGCGTTATCCATCGCAGGCGTTACACGAGATCATTTGTCAAAGCTGGTTCCGACAACAGCGATATTTGAAAACTGCCAGCCGGCCTTTGCCGAGCAAATGGGAATCGATCCGGCGACACCTTTTGTCATCGGAGCAAGCGACGGCGTGCTGTCCAACCTCGGCGTCAACGCTATTAAAAAAGGCGAAATTGCCGTCACAATCGGGACAAGCGGCGCGATCCGCACAATCATCGATGAACCTCAAACCGATGAAAAGGGGCGCATTTTTTGCTACGCGCTTACAGAGAACCATTGGGTCATCGGCGGACCTGTCAACAACGGCGGCATCGTTCTTCGCTGGATCAGGGACGAATTTGCCTCTGCAGAAATCGAAACGGCAAAAAGGCTCGGCATTGATCCGTACGATGTGCTAACCAAAATCGCCGAACGGGTAAGACCCGGCGCTGATGGCTTGCTCTTTCACCCGTATCTCGCGGGCGAACGCGCTCCGCTGTGGAATCCGGATGTGCGCGGTTCATTCTTCGGCCTCACCATGTCCCATAAGAAGGAACATATGATTCGCGCGGCATTGGAAGGGGTCATTTACAACTTATACACCGTCTTTTTGGCATTAACGGAATGCATGGACGGACCTGTCACCCGCATTCAAGCGACAGGAGGCTTTGCAAGATCTGACGTGTGGCGGCAAATGATGGCCGATATCTTCGAATCGGAAGTCGTCGTCCCTGAAAGCTTCGAAAGTTCGTGTCTGGGAGCCTGCATTTTAGGCCTTTATGCCACAGGAAAAATCAATTCCTTCGACATCGTCTCAGACATGATCGGCAGCACCCACCGGCATTCGCCGAAAGAAGAAGCTGCCCGGGAGTACAGAAAATTAATGCCGATCTTTATCAACTTGTCGCGGTCTTTGGAACACGAATATACACAAATTTCCAATTACCAAAGAAGCCTTAACTAA
- a CDS encoding ROK family transcriptional regulator: MQRGTFQLMKSVNKSIILNKIRTSEPISRAEIAKETKITPPTVSSIVKELIGQGLVKESTLGHSSGGRKPTMLHINTGAFYVIGIDAGPETVECVLTDLAGGILQRTSSLLKKPLTNEMFMDVLKENIYAILGRADVDQEKIIGIGIAMHGVVDAETGMSRIAPILNLTNIPIKDVLEQEFNLTVRVENDARAMALGESWFGGHDDAGSMAAVNIGRGVGAGIVINGKLYHGVEGIAGELGHMIIDINGEKCECGNRGCLQTIVSGKAIAERGKKRLKERQDSLTAKDLFEMAENGCQTCIELFRETGVIIGIGLTNFIHLVNPGKIVLGGGVMKGGRFILPAIRETIQQKALTAEARQTDVTITKLGDEATLYGAVSLLLAELFDPVLK; the protein is encoded by the coding sequence ATGCAGCGAGGAACATTTCAATTAATGAAATCGGTGAACAAGTCGATCATTCTCAATAAAATCAGAACATCAGAGCCGATTTCGAGAGCCGAGATCGCCAAAGAGACGAAGATTACCCCGCCTACGGTCTCAAGCATTGTCAAAGAGCTGATCGGACAAGGACTCGTCAAAGAAAGCACGCTCGGTCATTCGAGCGGCGGAAGAAAGCCGACAATGCTGCACATCAACACAGGTGCCTTTTATGTCATAGGCATTGATGCCGGGCCTGAGACGGTGGAGTGCGTCTTAACCGATTTAGCCGGAGGGATTCTGCAGCGGACATCGAGCCTGTTGAAAAAACCGCTGACAAACGAGATGTTCATGGATGTTTTAAAAGAAAATATCTATGCGATTTTGGGGCGGGCCGATGTCGATCAAGAAAAGATCATCGGGATCGGCATCGCCATGCACGGGGTCGTCGATGCTGAAACGGGAATGTCACGCATTGCGCCGATTTTAAACTTAACCAATATTCCCATTAAAGATGTGCTGGAACAAGAATTCAACTTAACCGTAAGAGTTGAAAACGATGCCAGGGCGATGGCGCTTGGCGAATCGTGGTTCGGCGGCCACGATGACGCAGGCAGCATGGCTGCCGTGAATATTGGCCGCGGCGTCGGTGCGGGGATCGTCATCAACGGAAAACTGTACCATGGAGTTGAAGGAATCGCGGGTGAACTGGGCCATATGATCATTGATATCAATGGAGAAAAGTGCGAATGTGGCAACCGCGGCTGCCTGCAGACGATTGTGAGCGGAAAAGCGATTGCCGAACGGGGGAAAAAGCGGTTGAAGGAAAGGCAGGACAGCCTGACAGCTAAAGATTTGTTTGAAATGGCCGAGAACGGCTGCCAAACGTGTATCGAACTTTTTCGGGAAACTGGTGTGATCATCGGAATCGGGCTGACCAACTTCATTCATCTTGTCAATCCGGGCAAAATCGTGCTGGGCGGCGGAGTGATGAAGGGCGGGAGGTTCATATTGCCGGCGATACGAGAAACGATACAGCAGAAAGCTTTAACAGCCGAAGCGAGGCAGACGGATGTGACGATAACGAAGCTCGGCGATGAAGCGACGCTTTACGGAGCCGTTTCATTGCTGCTGGCGGAGCTGTTTGATCCGGTGCTAAAGTAA
- a CDS encoding GntP family permease, which produces MPLLIVAIGIVALLLLIMGLKLNTFVSLIIVSFGVALALGMPLDEIVKTIEEGLGGTLGHIALIFGLGAMLGRLIADSGGAQRIAMTLVNKFGEKNIQWAVVIASFIIGVALFFEVGLVLLIPIVFAISRELKISILYLGIPMVAALSVTHGFLPPHPGPTAIAGELGANIGEVLLYGFIVAVPTVLLAGPIFTKIAKKIVPQSFEKMGSIASLGEQKTFKLEETPKFGISVFTAMLPVIIMSISTIITLLHETMGFADNGALAFIQFIGNASTSMVISLLVAIYTMGIARNIPIKQVMDSCSTAITQIGMMLLIIGGGGAFKQVLINGGVGDYVAELFKGTSMSPILLAWLIAAILRISLGSATVAALSTTGLVIPMLGQTDVNLALVVLATGAGSVIASHVNDAGFWMFKEYFGLSMKETFATWTVLETIIAVAGLGFTLLLSLIV; this is translated from the coding sequence ATGCCATTACTCATTGTAGCAATCGGGATTGTCGCATTACTGCTGTTAATTATGGGATTGAAACTGAACACGTTTGTTTCCTTGATTATTGTATCGTTCGGCGTCGCGTTGGCGCTCGGCATGCCGCTTGATGAAATCGTCAAAACGATTGAAGAAGGACTCGGCGGCACGCTTGGCCACATCGCCTTGATCTTCGGGCTCGGCGCCATGCTCGGCAGACTGATCGCGGATTCAGGGGGCGCGCAGCGGATTGCGATGACCCTCGTCAACAAATTTGGCGAAAAAAATATTCAATGGGCCGTTGTCATCGCTTCATTTATCATCGGGGTTGCTTTATTCTTTGAAGTCGGACTTGTTTTGCTTATTCCAATTGTATTTGCCATTTCAAGAGAATTAAAGATTTCTATTTTATATTTGGGGATTCCGATGGTGGCGGCTTTATCCGTCACACACGGCTTCCTGCCTCCGCATCCGGGGCCGACGGCAATCGCCGGAGAACTCGGAGCCAACATCGGGGAAGTTCTGCTTTACGGTTTCATCGTTGCCGTTCCAACAGTGCTTTTAGCCGGACCCATATTTACGAAAATAGCAAAAAAAATCGTCCCGCAATCATTTGAAAAAATGGGCAGCATCGCGTCATTAGGTGAACAAAAAACATTCAAGCTCGAGGAAACACCAAAATTCGGCATTAGCGTATTTACAGCGATGCTTCCGGTTATTATCATGTCCATCTCTACGATTATTACATTGCTTCATGAGACGATGGGATTTGCCGATAATGGTGCGCTTGCATTTATCCAATTCATCGGAAATGCATCGACTTCGATGGTGATCTCTTTATTAGTCGCCATCTATACGATGGGAATCGCGAGAAACATTCCGATCAAACAGGTGATGGATTCCTGCTCAACAGCCATTACGCAAATCGGCATGATGCTTTTGATCATCGGAGGCGGCGGCGCCTTCAAACAAGTCCTTATTAACGGCGGGGTAGGCGACTATGTGGCCGAATTATTCAAAGGAACGTCAATGTCTCCGATTTTGCTTGCCTGGTTGATCGCGGCCATCTTGCGTATTTCTTTAGGATCTGCCACAGTTGCTGCCTTAAGCACAACCGGGCTTGTCATTCCAATGCTTGGACAAACCGATGTCAACCTTGCATTGGTGGTGCTGGCCACAGGGGCCGGAAGTGTAATCGCTTCCCACGTCAATGATGCAGGCTTCTGGATGTTCAAAGAGTACTTCGGCTTAAGCATGAAAGAAACATTCGCGACATGGACGGTGCTGGAAACAATTATCGCAGTAGCCGGATTAGGATTTACTTTATTGTTAAGCCTAATTGTATAA
- a CDS encoding rhodanese-like domain-containing protein, translating into MNALDFFNARLEATISPMDYLKSAKRNPETYFLIDVRNGPSELRNPTIKGAVVIPEQELRDRLNDIPKDKEIIVYCWDVWCNTAAKAAKCLLEQDYQVKELAGGIAAWQKMNFPVSTSTEDNTGSDTCGC; encoded by the coding sequence ATGAATGCACTTGATTTTTTCAACGCCCGTTTAGAAGCCACCATAAGTCCGATGGATTATTTAAAGTCAGCAAAAAGAAACCCTGAGACATATTTTTTAATCGATGTCAGAAACGGTCCAAGCGAATTAAGAAATCCTACGATAAAGGGTGCGGTGGTCATACCGGAACAAGAATTGCGGGACCGGTTGAATGACATCCCCAAGGATAAGGAAATAATCGTATACTGCTGGGACGTGTGGTGCAATACTGCCGCTAAAGCAGCAAAATGTCTATTAGAACAAGACTATCAAGTAAAAGAACTGGCCGGGGGCATAGCCGCCTGGCAAAAAATGAACTTCCCTGTCTCAACATCCACTGAAGACAATACTGGGAGCGATACTTGCGGATGTTAA
- the galT gene encoding UDP-glucose--hexose-1-phosphate uridylyltransferase gives MIEQDIAGLIQKALEAGLIEPADVNYARNQVMNLLGLESFPEEAPAASGGSIPDLLEKLADYAVEHGVITDDIDAKDMLAANVMNCFVARPSVINAVFQQKYEQSPWEATEYFYQLSKNSNYIQTKRIEKNVSYQMDTPYGTMDITINLSKPEKDPEQIKRERAAAKQSRSYPTCLLCKENEGYAGRIGYPARANHRIIKVPLAGESWYFQYSPYAYYNEHSILFSEQHRPMKIDKLAFHRLLAFTELFPHYFIGSNADLPIVGGSILSHDHYQAGRYEFAMTRAEDAFSFQIKQHPDIEASVLKWPMSVIRLKGTAINSLVEAADDIFQTWKNYSDQQADITAFTDGTPHNTITPIARNVSGVYEIDLVLRNNRTSAEHPYGIFHPHTDVHHIKKENIGLIEVMGLAVLPPRLKTELAAVKEFLLGQSDAVEAHHREWAEQLKAEYGELSEPEQAESIVRKELSKKFVKALEDAGVFKDREAFMRFIRTVNHQG, from the coding sequence ATGATTGAACAAGACATAGCCGGACTTATTCAAAAAGCGCTTGAAGCAGGGTTAATCGAACCGGCTGACGTGAACTACGCGCGCAACCAAGTGATGAATCTGCTGGGCCTGGAATCGTTTCCTGAAGAAGCCCCTGCGGCTTCCGGCGGCTCCATCCCAGACCTTTTGGAAAAACTCGCCGACTATGCAGTCGAACACGGCGTGATAACCGACGACATAGACGCGAAAGACATGCTGGCGGCAAATGTGATGAACTGCTTTGTTGCAAGACCTTCTGTCATCAATGCCGTGTTTCAGCAAAAATACGAGCAATCGCCATGGGAGGCCACCGAATATTTTTATCAGCTCAGCAAAAACAGCAACTACATCCAGACGAAACGAATTGAAAAAAATGTTTCGTATCAGATGGATACACCTTACGGCACAATGGATATTACGATCAATTTGTCAAAGCCGGAAAAAGACCCTGAGCAAATCAAACGGGAACGCGCCGCTGCAAAACAATCACGCAGCTATCCGACGTGCCTATTGTGCAAAGAAAACGAAGGGTATGCCGGACGAATCGGATATCCTGCCCGGGCGAACCACAGGATTATTAAAGTCCCGCTCGCCGGTGAAAGCTGGTATTTTCAATATTCTCCATATGCTTACTATAACGAGCACAGCATTTTATTTTCTGAGCAGCATCGGCCGATGAAAATTGATAAGCTTGCCTTTCACAGACTGCTTGCTTTTACAGAGCTGTTTCCGCATTATTTTATCGGATCGAATGCCGATTTGCCGATCGTCGGCGGGTCTATTTTAAGCCATGACCATTATCAGGCCGGACGATATGAGTTTGCGATGACGCGCGCGGAAGACGCGTTCTCCTTTCAAATCAAACAACACCCTGACATCGAAGCGTCCGTTTTAAAATGGCCGATGTCTGTCATCCGCTTGAAAGGAACTGCGATCAACAGCCTTGTTGAAGCGGCGGACGATATTTTTCAGACGTGGAAAAACTACTCGGATCAACAAGCGGATATCACCGCTTTTACAGATGGTACGCCTCATAACACGATTACGCCTATCGCAAGAAACGTGAGCGGCGTTTATGAAATCGACCTTGTGCTCAGAAACAACCGGACATCTGCCGAGCACCCATATGGCATATTCCACCCGCATACTGATGTTCACCATATTAAGAAAGAGAATATCGGCTTAATCGAAGTGATGGGCCTAGCCGTCCTTCCTCCCCGCTTAAAGACCGAATTGGCGGCAGTAAAAGAATTCCTGCTCGGTCAGTCAGATGCCGTTGAAGCGCATCACCGGGAATGGGCCGAACAGCTCAAAGCCGAATACGGAGAGCTGTCCGAGCCGGAGCAGGCTGAATCAATTGTACGAAAAGAACTTAGCAAGAAATTTGTCAAAGCCCTTGAGGACGCCGGAGTTTTTAAAGATCGCGAAGCTTTCATGCGCTTTATCCGCACAGTCAATCATCAGGGGTAA
- a CDS encoding MarR family transcriptional regulator, with protein sequence MENKVADALTPYHLEARQLGVLLFIKEHPYSSQKLISEKLQIDRTTMVSHVDHLETLGFVERAKNPNDRRAYSLILTEKGSDVLSSCRVLLAQAESDVLSPLNEHEKKVFKDMLLRVWSQYKK encoded by the coding sequence ATGGAAAACAAGGTCGCAGATGCCCTGACGCCATATCACCTTGAAGCCAGACAGCTCGGGGTTCTCTTATTTATTAAGGAACACCCTTACTCTTCCCAAAAGCTGATCTCCGAAAAACTGCAGATCGATCGAACAACAATGGTCAGCCATGTTGACCACTTAGAGACATTGGGCTTTGTTGAGCGGGCTAAAAATCCAAATGACCGCAGAGCATACAGTCTGATCCTCACTGAAAAAGGCAGTGATGTGTTGTCATCATGCAGAGTGCTTTTAGCACAAGCAGAATCTGACGTGTTATCCCCTTTAAATGAACATGAAAAAAAGGTCTTTAAAGATATGCTTTTAAGAGTGTGGAGCCAGTACAAAAAATAG